One genomic segment of Myxocyprinus asiaticus isolate MX2 ecotype Aquarium Trade chromosome 14, UBuf_Myxa_2, whole genome shotgun sequence includes these proteins:
- the LOC127451957 gene encoding phosphatidylinositol N-acetylglucosaminyltransferase subunit Q-like has translation MVLKIFFPQCCNTAESGLLVGCWIPGHNSAVVLAVIHYPFIPGQVKKYLSEMQSQTQVDLTVLGSWSMPKEGQEGMDSFLKDLSTIFPQKCWLQLSREIGKRGFTCQVVQNNGKLLKDQEQKNVDSSSEKDKIILIHYDQRKVMLSQLHPVEEVSQRSDIEPSEMRLVFQTVAQSQPLFFLDKYDDGPLKLTHWQSEGREGSIIVELLKQVSVPVCILLTWLLSLWHWFCSFRILKLRPVLFISSKLSTHVQSEYRAGHFKTIFSTKKATTHMDFMRKANIFVSFLVDIALGLLLISWLYRENRIGKLANTLVPVADNVAKELQELLEWLMGAPAGLKMNRALDQVLGRFFLYHIHLWISYIHLMSPFIEMIMWYVGLSACLGLTFALSILSDIVALLTFHIYCFYVYGARLYCLKIYGLSSLWRLFRGKKWNVLRQRVDSCSYDLDQLFIGMLLFTILLFLLPTTALYYLVFTLLRMVVVLFQGVIHLSVDFINSFPLFAIGLRICRPYRLAEGVKFKVLCQDSGAPLHLMMEINPLKCSSVLQRYRAHTYSCYPKDSWAALCKKLFVGELIYPWRQKTAKTD, from the exons ATGGTGCTGAAGATTTTCTTCCCCCAGTGCTGCAACACTGCTGAAAGTGGCCTGCTGGTTGGGTGCTGGATCCCAGGTCACAATTCTGCTGTGGTACTGGCTGTCATCCACTACCCGTTCATACCGGGTCAGGTGAAGAAATACTTGAGTGAGATGCAGAGCCAGACACAAGTGGATCTTACTGTCCTGGGTTCCTGGAGTATGCCCAAAGAAGGACAAGAAGGAATGGACAGTTTTCTCAAGGACCTGAGTACCATCTTTCCTCAGAAATGTTGGCTGCAGTTGAGCCGTGAGATTGGAAAAAGAGGTTTTACTTGCCAGGTGGTCCAAAACAATGGGAAACTTCTCAAAGACCAAGAACAAAAGAATGTTGATAGCAGCAGTGAGAAAGATAAGATCATCCTCATTCATTACGACCAGAGGAAGGTTATGCTGTCCCAGCTTCACCCAGTAGAGGAGGTCAGCCAGAGGTCTGACATTGAGCCCTCAGAGATGCGTTTGGTCTTTCAGACAGTAGCTCAAAGTCAGCCTCTCTTTTTCCTGGACAAATATGATGATGGGCCTCTCAAGCTCACTCACTGGCAGTCTGAAGGCAGGGAAGGTAGTATTATTGTAGAGCTTCTGAAACAAGTTTCTGTTCCAGTCTGCATCCTTCTAACCTGGTTACTGTCTCTATGGCACTGGTTTTGTAGCTTCAG GATTTTAAAATTACGCCCAGTGTTGTTCATCTCAAGCAAATTGTCCACCCATGTTCAGTCAGAATACAGGGCAGGACATTTCAAGACCATTTTCTCCACAAAAAAAGCTACGACGCACATGGATTTCATGAG aaaagcaaacatttttGTGTCCTTTCTTGTGGACATAGCCCTTGGTTTGCTGCTTATCTCGTGGCTCTACAGGGAGAATCGCATTGGCAAGCTTGCGAATACTCTAGTGCCAGTGGCTGAT AATGTAGCAAAGGAGCTGCAGGAGCTGTTAGAATGGCTGATGGGAGCTCCTGCTGGCCTGAAGATGAACAGAGCTCTCGACCAAGTTCTGGGGAGATTCTTCCTCTACCACATCCATCTGTGGATCA GTTACATCCACTTGATGTCTCCTTTTATTGAGATGATAATGTGGTATGTGGGCCTCTCTGCCTGCTTGGGATTGACCTTTGCTCTTTCCATACTGTCCGACATTGTGGCTCTTCTGACTTTCCACATCTACTGTTTTTATGTGTATGGCGCCAG ATTATATTGCCTAAAGATCTATGGCCTCTCCTCCCTGTGGCGGCTCTTTAGAGGAAAAAAATGGAACGTACTGAGGCAGAGGGTTGACTCATGTTCATACGACCTGGACCAG TTGTTCATTGGCATGTTGCTCTTTACGATTCTGCTGTTCCTGCTGCCTACCACTGCACTGTATTACCTAGTCTTTACTCTG CTGCGGATGGTGGTAGTGCTTTTCCAGGGAGTAATTCATCTAAGTGTCGACTTCATCAACTCCTTCCCCCTGTTTGCCATCGGCTTACGTATCTGCAGACCATACAGATTGGCAG AGGGGGTTAAATTCAAGGTGCTTTGTCAGGACTCTGGAGCTCCTCTTCACCTGATGATGGAG ATTAACCCATTGAAGTGCAGCTCTGTGCTGCAGCGTTACCGGGCACATACCTATAGCTGTTACCCTAAAGATTCCTGGGCTGCTCTGTGTAAGAAACTGTTTGTAGGAGAACTTATTTACCCTTGGAGGCAAAAGACTGCAAAGACAGACTAA
- the LOC127452217 gene encoding suppressor of cytokine signaling 1-like: protein MVAHSSGTEESTASTEPSPEVSQSQRSKPSQQEAGSRTVFQTHFRPFNVERDFKTINKTTSMLEESGFYWGPMTVEEAHQKLKKEPVGTFLIRDSRQVDVFFTLSYKAQNGPMSVRINFKNSKFSLTGSKESFDSLFKLLEYYISSPKKGLVRPYRKEPVQSLQQLCRRRIIETCGGKDIDRIPVHPILKDFLHAFPYPL from the coding sequence ATGGTGGCGCACAGTTCAGGCACAGAAGAATCCACAGCGAGCACAGAGCCTTCTCCAGAAGTCTCCCAATCCCAGCGGTCCAAGCCCAGCCAGCAGGAAGCTGGCTCTAGGACTGTATTTCAGACACACTTCAGGCCCTTCAACGTTGAGAGAGACTTCAAGACCATCAACAAGACCACTTCTATGCTGGAAGAGAGTGGCTTCTACTGGGGTCCTATGACTGTGGAGGAAGCACATCAGAAGCTGAAAAAAGAGCCAGTTGGAACTTTCCTGATCCGGGACAGTCGTCAAGTTGATGTGTTTTTTACACTGAGTTACAAAGCCCAAAATGGTCCAATGAGTGTCCGGATTAACTTCAAGAATTCCAAATTCAGTTTGACGGGCAGCAAGGAGTCTTTTGACTCTCTTTTCAAACTTTTGGAATATTATATCAGTTCCCCTAAGAAGGGTCTAGTCAGGCCCTACAGGAAAGAACCAGTGCAGTCTCTGCAGCAGCTGTGCCGCAGACGGATTATCGAGACATGCGGCGGAAAAGACATCGACCGCATCCCTGTGCACCCAATCCTCAAAGACTTCCTTCATGCCTTCCCTTATCCGCTGTGA